CAGCATATGATACCCTGCATCCGTAGACCCCTGATTCAGATCAGGGAGAGCCTCCTTAATAACCTTGTAACAGGGCCAGAAATTGAAGAAACATCAGGAAGAGAATGTGCAGACACGCAATAGATGTTGTTTGTACAAAACAGACTAACTTTGTAGAATGACAGTGTGGAAAGCCAGGATGACACAATTCTAGATAAATTGTAACCATGTATTAATAATATCATATACCGTAATCTGTAAAATTATCAAATTCAGTACAAAGAAATGTGTTCTTTAGTTATCTATTGAACAACTGGATTTGGAAAATCAATGACATGATATGATCATATCTTCACAATATGATTTGACAGAAATCCTGTGGAGAATAGTGTAGAATTACCACTCAGTCCTAACCTGAAAGCTCTTATTTTGAAGACTCATCACTGTGAGGAGGACGTTGTTGCTCAGAGAAAAGTACTGAAGGAGAAAGATTTTCGGTTTTGGACAGGAATCTGACAGTGATCACATCAAAACAAGCTGCCAGACAGGCATTCCTGCAGCACTTCACAGCTATAACACTCACCATCTGCTCTGCTTTTGTTGTCCGTTTATTGGCACCAGGATGCACTACAAACTGATATCACACCAACCACTGAACAAGCAGACGACCACGCTTTGTAAACTGATCTCCTCCGATGGGCTGTGGAAACTAAGCCTGCTTTAACACGCACAGCTAGAATAGCAATGTTCACTTTTACCTCTTATGTTCcctcaaagcatttttttggACCTGCTGTATCATCACAGGGAGGTCTGGGCCAGATGAGTGCCTATAGTTAATTCATGAGCAGAGTCTTCATTCATGCTGATGGTGTTAAGGAGAGACACTCACTGGACAATAAAGGTTTGTTTTGCTCCAGAGAGCTTCAGACCACCATTGGGAGGTTCTGGTTAAACGTCTGAATGAACATATGGCTTTGACTGAGCTCATAATTGCAGTGCTACAGTATGTCAACTCTCTCGCGTAAGCCCATCACCCTTTATAATTAGTGTCTCTGTTGCTAAACATGCGAAGACATCCCCAAAAtgttgtgtgaaaatgttgagaGTTTCGGGAACAAAGTAATACTGCAAACATCATGTACTTAAACTCTCTGACTGTAGTAATGAGCTGAAGTATACTTATCGGTCATCGCAAGTGAAATGTTCTCATTGCAAATCAGAATTGGCTTATTTGTCAAGTGCTGTGATTATGGAGTGAATCTTGTTAACATCTGTTCTGTATCATTAACCACATGATGTCTGAATGCATTTTCAATATGATGCAGAATtaaatctctctgtgtgtacattGGAAACAGACAATGCAAGAGGTATTAAATATGGTCTGCAATGtataaaattaaaatggcaCATGAAAGCTTTTTTCAGCAAAGGTGAGGGCTCTTGGATGTAATGGTTTACAAATTTTTAATGTCACATGAAAcccatgtttttatttttagattttatataaagacagagagggtgTATCTGAAGGATCAACATTCAACAAAACTTAATTAAGGAGAACAAGAACCATTTGTCCATGTTTACATTGGAGCTGGTCTGGTTTTCCTAGAATAGCAGCTATTTGAGGAGCATGAAAGGCAAACCAGATGCCTGTTTGGCAGaccaagaaaaaagagaaactgacaTGATTTATGTTTTCGTCATGGTCTGTCAGTGTCTCTAAGATCAGGTTTTACACTTGTTAGTGAGTAACAGACTTTGAGAGATTTTCTTGTATGTATCTTCTACTTCAATCTGCAGGTGATCTATCGAGCCTTGTCGCCCTGGCACTCAGTGGATCCCTATGGATCAGCTGCCCAGGACAAACTCATGATCACCAACCTGAGAGTCCGTCTGCTGCAGCGGCAGCCATGTCCCTGCCAGGCCAAACATCCTGGTGCTGCTCTCCTCCCCACAGACCATTATGCAATCTATGATTTCATTGTTAAGGGCAGTTGCCTTTGCAATGGACATGCTGAGCACTGTGTGCCGGCCAGGGGCTACCAACCCAGCCAACAGAAGCCCAGTAACATGGTGAGTGATTTTGAGCTGCACTTTGTGAGCCTACACAAGTTGCAGGTGCACAGTACTCCACCAAGGAAAAGCCCTTGCacagtttgttctgttttgaaaACTTACAGAGATGTTGTGTCACGCTGAAGTCTGCCAATGGGTTCATTTTGTCTccgtttttatttgttttatgtggtGAGATTGGGAGTAGAGGGTTTGGGGTTTTGTTCCCACCACTCCCTTGTTACTCAGCTGTATGCTGGTATGTGCTGCTCAATCTGAAGGTTGCAGTGAAGACTGGATATTAGGCCACAGCTTTACCTACCATTACAGGGATTTGTGGATGTGGAAAACCTTAATTATGGTATTCAGCCTAATGCTTTAACAATCCAGTCTCTGTCATGTTATTCTCTTTACTGTAAATGGAGAAGAGAAGCACTTTTTTAATTCCAACATGCTCTAAGGGGGTGCAGACATGTTACACAGGCAGCATTAAGCTGCACAGTGTGTAACCACTGTACTTGTGCACGTACCTGTTAGTATGTTGCAATACTTAAGAAGTATTACACACATGACAAGTAGATGCAACACTGTTAGAAATCAGCATCAGTGGAAAGAGTAACGCCTGCACACTGACTGCAAACCACAAATTTATCTAAGTGGATAATGTTTTGATCCCAGTTGGATTTTCATCGggctaaaatgttttaaaatggtcACCACACCCTTTATATACACCAGTCGACTGATGACAGGCTGTGTGATGACAGGTGTGGCTATCCATCCAACCTGCCCAGGGTGATAAACACCTCAAAACAATTAACAGTtcaagagaaacacaaagaaaaccctCTCAAAAATACAGCAACTCAAAGAACAGTTGGAGTATCGTACAGTGTAAAGCCATTTACAGTATATTGCAGTGACCAACCTGCTCACTTCTCTTGAAGCATTTTTCCTTCACATTCACAAGTTCCCTACAGATACTGTGAAATTCCAAATAatcttctgtctgtgatgtttGCAGGTCcatggaaagtgtgtgtgcagacacaacACAGCCGGTGACCACTGCGAGCGCTGTGCACCTCTCTACAATGACCAGCCTTGGCAGGCAGCCAACGGCATCACAGGGACACCGCATGAGTGCCAGAGTGAGTGATGGAGCAACAGAGTCAAATGCAGTAGTAGAACACACAGCATGCAGACTTATCTCGAAAATGGATTTAGTCTCATAAATCACACGTAACCTTTGAGACGCTCATGCAAGATGAATGAAAGAGCAGCTCCTCTTTTTATGTCAGCTCCTGTGAAAGTTGCCATCATGAGGGCTTTGGAAGTTCAAGCTGGGCACAGAAAAACCTCTCTTGACTGTACGTGTCTGTCTAAAACCAGAGTGCAAGTGTAACGGTCACGCCAAGAGCTGTCACTTCAGTCGTGGATTGTGGCTTGCAACGGGACGGCGAAGTGGCGGCGTGTGCGACGCCTGCCAGCACAACACAGAGGGCCGCCACTGCCAGAACTGCAAGACAGGCTTCTTCAGAGACCCCAGCCTACCGAAAACTGCCCCTGACTCCTGCAAACGTAAGGCCCTTAAGAGTGTAactctctttttcctgtctgGATGAATGCCAGCAGAGAATTCCAATTAAGAGGGGCAGCCTTTGATATTTTCAGGACAGTAATGGAGATTTGATTTTCCTGTAGACCCTCCAGATTAAAACAGATTGATGTCTTTGATAAGTCTGTTTCCCCTCACGCACCTTTCTGAGACCTGCCAGGGCTGAGACAGTTAGATCACTCTACTCTGCTCGTTAGCAGGAATGACGGCGACCGCACTGTTTTGGAATGTGACTGTAATTGCAAACAATGGAGGAATTTCCCATGGACCATGCGAGCACATTTTTCCAATTCTTGCCCTTTCCCCCCGCCAGGCATGCTGCAGCATTTTTTAAGGACAAACATGCCATTTTTGGAAACAGATGAAGCAAGTCTGTAACAAAAATCATTTGTCATCACAAGCGACCACCAGGCAGCAGGTCTTACAGCGTAGAAAGGGAgggattttctgtttgttgtcgCTGCTTAAAGCTTGATGAGTACACACTCCCAGCTTGTCACTTGTTACAGGAAGATGATAAAGTACATATAAGTTTTTTATTGCCGTGGGAGCTCAGTTTGTATACTctaattatgtttgtttgtgcttctcCAAATGTGTTTGTCCTCTGAAAACAGGCAGGCTTGTAATGTACACTGAGTGCTTGTAGGTATGTGCCAGCAAAGGAGACACGTCTTTTGGCATACAAACATAGATGTTGACATGCAGTTCTCTTGTTCTGTCATCCatctcctctgcagcctgttCCTGCCACCCTGTAGGCTCTGTCCTCTCAGGAGGTAGCACTCTGTGTAACCCTACCAGTGGAGAGTGCACTTGTAAGCCCGGTGTCGGGGGCCCCCGCTGTGACAGCTGCATGCTGGGATACTGGGGGCTTCATGAATATGGCTGCCGTCCATGTGACTGTACAGGGGACTGTGACCCCTACACCGGTGACTGCATTTCTGGGTGAGCGCCAAGACTTAATCCCATATCCATATGTACTCATTCTTGGGTTTGTAAGTGATGTACGGTGTTGAGGCAGAGTGCATTCTGGATGATTAACGCCGAGTGGAGCCCTGCCTCTGACTTGTTTTACCTCTGCGGCACAGCTCAGATGTGGAGGTCTTCTATACAGCCACTGGCCACATGGGACACAGCAGCAATAATAGTGAGACGGCACTCTTTAGGGTAGAGGAGCTTTTCTCTGCACTGCACCACTCTGGTGAGTCACAGGTCATATCACACTTGATACACTGCGCGCTCATCAAGCCACACTGATAAAACACAGTTGTTCTGATCTTGAAATCTATACATCACAATAAAGATATGATATTCACAATATGAATCTTAatattcatgtttcattttttcagaGAAATGTGAGTGTGTAGAGGTAAACCTTGGCAGCCCTAAACTGTTCTGTGCTGCAGAATATGACTATGGTAAGTGCTCTTTGAAAGAGGGAATTGATTCGGTATTGTGTGAGCATGTGGCCATTCAGCAACATAATGGAGTCTGTGGCTGTTTAAAACCCATCAGATCTGGACATGATGAAATTCTGAATGTTGAAAAATGCTTCTCGTTGCTCCACTTTGATATCCTGTGTGGCGATTCCTTAAAGGAGAGTGTTCTTATAGACAaagtttctgtttacatttggtATCAACAAAACGCAAAACGAGTGTATCTTTGAGGCTTGTCAAATGTGTCGAATGCACTTTCTCCCACATAAACAAATTTGCAGAGCAGAGATTTTGTATTGGGAAACCATTGGCAGTTATGTGTATCGTATCACTCACATCTAGTGGTTAAAAACTCCATATTGTGACTTTAAACAAGTAATACCAAAGCTTTGGTAAAGTGGTGCTGACGTTATCATAAAATGAATGGTTAAAGTTGATGTGGCAGAAGCCAAAACATGCATCCCTCAATTTCCATGTTACGACTCAATAGCATATCAGTCCCTGCCCCGTAAAGGACCACATCTTTGAAATTTCATGCCCTCCAGTTTAAAAGGAAGGCTTTCTGTCAACCTTGTTCAGTTTCCAAAACACcagctgagaaaataaatgtagcTGACATCACACTCCCATTATCTCCCAACTCTCAAAAAGCTCCTCCAGTCCCTCCTCACATTGAAGGCTTGGTAGTTCTCCTCGTAGTACCAGTAAACTAATTTGGATATATAAAATTGGCAGAGTTCTCCTTAAAAATGTCCCCTGGTGCAAAACATTGCACGTTTACGATGTGTAAAGTCAGTACttatactttgtgttttgaagATGGCAGGCTGCTAACTTGTTGAATGACTCTTTGTGTTGCTTTGGCAGTGCTGGTGGTGAGGGTCATGTCAGCTCATGATAAAGGCTCCCATGCGGAGGTTGAGGTCAAGGTCAAGAAGGTCCTGCACCAGAACCCTCAGATGAAGATCCAGAGGGGAAGAGTCACTCTTTATCCAGAGTCCTGGACTGTCCAAGGCTGTACCTGTCCCATCCTCAATCCAGGTCAGCTACAGCCACTTCCAATGAGTAACTTTAGTGCTCACAATGCAGAAGCTTTTAAATTAGCTGACTCTTTAGTGGACAATCTGCCAGTTTGTGCTGAATAGAGGATCTTCGTTGCTGCACGAGGAGAGTTTGAGTGGATGCCAGTCTCGTAGCATCACTCATTTAGAAGCAACATTTACAGCTTAAAGATTAGAGCCACCTCTCTGTTAGGAGACTATTTCACATCTagcacacacaatacacaataatACTTTCTGGCAACATTCATCATTCAATTAATAGTTATATAATCATGTGTTCTCTTTTTGCATAAGGTGCTTTCTCTCCTGTTCCTTGTACTTTATGAACATTCTCAGGTAtgtttctgctgtctctcctctccaggaTCTGAATATGTTGTGGCTGGTCATGAGGACTGGAAGACCGGCCGACTGATGGTCAACACCAAAAGCCTGGTTAGACCGTGGAAGTCAAGCCTGGGACGCAAATTCCTCCACATGCTCAGAAAAGACTGTGGCCACTGGTAGGGTTTCGTCAAGAACTGCGAAAGACAGAGTGATGGACAGGTGGAGGATCATCTGCAACATACAGATGGGTTGTTGGATCAGTGAAGGCACGTGCAAAATGAACAGGGGGACGGTCTCAATTAGGCCTTTTGCTTGGATGCTAAAAATGTAAGCAAAACCCCACATATGCCACAGGGATTTCACTATTTCTTCCGTTTCCAAAGTGGAATCCGCGGCCCCAAGGAACAGCTGCAATGCCAGGATGCTGTGGTCGTTGAACTGTGATAGAGATGAGCACATGATGTACCTCTTCAGAGCTACAGTGACTTAAGAATCAAAGAGAACAAAGCAAGCTGCAAAGACTTTCATCTGGCCAAAGACAAAAGGTTGATATCATTCCTGTGTTACTGTATGATATTCTTCAGCCCATATATTTTTGTCCACATTGTAAAACAATAAGGAATACACGTTAAATCACAGTTGTACTTTATTTGCTGGCCAAAGATGCCGTCAGAGCTGATGAGCCAAAGCAGTCTCGTCCTTCTGTATCAGTTTCACTGGGAGCTGTTTACTTTGAAATCTTACAAAGGTGCAGACTGAATTATCTTTGTCGACTCGCAGATATTGGCGATAAATCACAAATGAGTCAACATCAGAATGCAGTGTCAGTATGTGTGAGTGGATGGGTGCATTTGCTTGATGTccttggtggtggtggtggtggtgggggggggcttgGGAGTGTGCAGGTCAGAACAAGTAACTCCTGGATCAGGtggagaagatgaaaaaaaaaaaacattaaaggaatCAGACAGCCTGATCTGAACAGCTCCCCTTTGCTCCACCACACTCACctgcctgctgtctgctgagGGCAAAACACTCAGCTCCACCCTCTCTGGTCTGGAGTGCAATCAACTGACTAAAACAGTCAGGATTGAGCTGGCTCTTACAGCTGCTTCACTCACAAAAATGCATCACCGTCAGGCTGCTTAAGTCCGACATGATTCTGGAAGGATTTTCTGCTGTCTTCGCACGGCCTGCTTCCATATGAGGAGGATTCACTTGAGGAGGCCTCTCTGAACCTGACTCAGTgggagtcagtgtgtgtgtgtgtgtgtgtgtgtgtgtgtgtgagagagagagagagagagagtgagaaaaaaaagaggagtgCAGACTGTCTTAACATATGCTTTTCTACTTGGCCTGTGACTCCTGCTGCCCCAAAATAAATACGTATTAAAAGCCTGTGTATTCATTGACATCACAGTGTATCACATCCAAAGTCCACAGGTCATTTTTGAGCCAGTCCCAGTTAAGAATAGTCGTGATCTGCTGTCTCAAAGGATAAGGACAAACTCTGTGAGGAGAAATGATGCATTCCTCAGCCATGACATCACCGCCCATGTCCTTGTCCCAAAGACTTTAccaaaataagagaaaatgtgCTGGATTTTCTTGTAAAGGACAAAGTGGTGACTTGGGGCGCATGAATGTACTCTGCCATCAATGTGATGTTTGTAATGCTATTTCTGTGCTTCCTGTaagttctttttttcatctgaacTTCATAAATGACATGTCAGTGTGCTCATTCTTAATGCCTCTGGGAAAGGTCTATTTTGTTAAATGGTGCTGAAACATTAGAGCTATGAATAGCCTAATGTGTCTTACTGTAACAACTTGTTTTGAGGTGGCTAACTTATGTTGGACCCGTGTTTTAGTGCCGCCCTCCTTTGGTTAGAGGAGAGAAATACACGTTTGCAACATCCGTTATTGGTTATGTAAATGAGTAGGCTGAACTCTCAAGCCTTTCTAAATGTGTACACGGTAATCGATGCAAGATTTATAACAATTTATTTCTTATAAAACTGcctcaaattaaaacagagcaaagaaatATAggaatataaatatttcatagCAGCTGCTTTTTCCTCACAAGGCCTTAAGAAAGCAATGAAGCATAGCATAGGTGTTCGCTCAAAACCT
This is a stretch of genomic DNA from Scatophagus argus isolate fScaArg1 chromosome 7, fScaArg1.pri, whole genome shotgun sequence. It encodes these proteins:
- the LOC124061326 gene encoding netrin-4-like isoform X2, which encodes MRLWTLLVIVSVCASSPLSAETSKAKGPATESRCSGRACNPRMGNLAQGRVLRTQSVCGSNSSDIYCFYKQTAAPRIRETCSAAKCSKCNSAIPSQAHPPSAMSDSSFRYPGTWWQSAEGVKGETLQLDLETEFLLTHLILVFRSPRPSAMVLERSQDHGHTWKALRYFARDCEETFALAEGSSVGESGATCTSKYSAAFPCTRGEVIYRALSPWHSVDPYGSAAQDKLMITNLRVRLLQRQPCPCQAKHPGAALLPTDHYAIYDFIVKGSCLCNGHAEHCVPARGYQPSQQKPSNMVHGKCVCRHNTAGDHCERCAPLYNDQPWQAANGITGTPHECQKCKCNGHAKSCHFSRGLWLATGRRSGGVCDACQHNTEGRHCQNCKTGFFRDPSLPKTAPDSCKPCSCHPVGSVLSGGSTLCNPTSGECTCKPGVGGPRCDSCMLGYWGLHEYGCRPCDCTGDCDPYTGDCISGSDVEVFYTATGHMGHSSNNSETALFRVEELFSALHHSEKCECVEVNLGSPKLFCAAEYDYVLVVRVMSAHDKGSHAEVEVKVKKVLHQNPQMKIQRGRVTLYPESWTVQGCTCPILNPGSEYVVAGHEDWKTGRLMVNTKSLVRPWKSSLGRKFLHMLRKDCGHW
- the LOC124061326 gene encoding netrin-4-like isoform X1; this translates as MRLWTLLVIVSVCASSPLSAAETSKAKGPATESRCSGRACNPRMGNLAQGRVLRTQSVCGSNSSDIYCFYKQTAAPRIRETCSAAKCSKCNSAIPSQAHPPSAMSDSSFRYPGTWWQSAEGVKGETLQLDLETEFLLTHLILVFRSPRPSAMVLERSQDHGHTWKALRYFARDCEETFALAEGSSVGESGATCTSKYSAAFPCTRGEVIYRALSPWHSVDPYGSAAQDKLMITNLRVRLLQRQPCPCQAKHPGAALLPTDHYAIYDFIVKGSCLCNGHAEHCVPARGYQPSQQKPSNMVHGKCVCRHNTAGDHCERCAPLYNDQPWQAANGITGTPHECQKCKCNGHAKSCHFSRGLWLATGRRSGGVCDACQHNTEGRHCQNCKTGFFRDPSLPKTAPDSCKPCSCHPVGSVLSGGSTLCNPTSGECTCKPGVGGPRCDSCMLGYWGLHEYGCRPCDCTGDCDPYTGDCISGSDVEVFYTATGHMGHSSNNSETALFRVEELFSALHHSEKCECVEVNLGSPKLFCAAEYDYVLVVRVMSAHDKGSHAEVEVKVKKVLHQNPQMKIQRGRVTLYPESWTVQGCTCPILNPGSEYVVAGHEDWKTGRLMVNTKSLVRPWKSSLGRKFLHMLRKDCGHW